One region of Intestinimonas massiliensis (ex Afouda et al. 2020) genomic DNA includes:
- a CDS encoding protein kinase: protein MDYILKQFDEPLVKFSATTDTSEPEIQILWTNEEKAAFLPLDLTLTPDGMSRWLRRRTIPKNRAYVHNLLAKCGLNLNRPLSIISVCKGLSLNDCYWVVEDGDAIPFDKVNLYDNPFSNVLAELAFTGYGSSIRPSRFSSPEFTTNGMLRKCWRRVGGKVYLYKGGTEGAANTGNEPYSEFYAAQIAAAMGLHAIPYGLSRWKGVLCSTCELFTSKEYAYLPVGHLVSKGGMEAVKAYYEKLGTEFVHALNEMLVFDAVICNVDRHFGNFGVMVGNRTNTIVSPAPLFDHGNSLFNFAGGDAWTDEAALEEYIKTLYPSVYDDFLGTAASVLTPELHEKLRHLLTFKFKKHSRYNLPEKRLRMIEKQVQKRVKLLLTI from the coding sequence ATGGACTATATTCTAAAGCAGTTCGATGAACCGCTTGTTAAATTCTCCGCGACAACGGATACCAGCGAACCGGAGATTCAAATTCTTTGGACAAATGAAGAAAAAGCGGCATTTCTGCCGCTTGATTTGACGCTTACGCCGGACGGAATGAGCCGTTGGCTTCGCCGCCGCACGATCCCGAAGAATCGTGCCTATGTTCATAATCTTTTGGCGAAATGCGGCTTAAACCTCAACCGTCCGCTTAGTATTATAAGTGTTTGTAAAGGGCTATCGCTTAACGATTGCTATTGGGTTGTTGAAGATGGCGATGCTATTCCTTTTGATAAAGTCAACCTCTATGACAACCCGTTCAGCAATGTTTTAGCCGAGCTAGCCTTTACGGGTTATGGCAGCAGTATTCGTCCCTCCCGGTTCTCCAGCCCGGAGTTTACCACCAACGGAATGCTCCGCAAATGCTGGCGTCGCGTCGGCGGCAAGGTTTATCTATACAAGGGCGGCACAGAGGGTGCGGCCAATACAGGCAACGAACCATATTCTGAGTTTTACGCCGCTCAAATCGCCGCCGCGATGGGCCTTCATGCAATTCCCTACGGCTTATCCCGTTGGAAAGGCGTTCTCTGCTCCACCTGCGAGCTTTTCACTAGCAAAGAGTATGCCTACCTTCCTGTCGGCCATCTCGTTTCTAAGGGCGGCATGGAGGCCGTTAAAGCATATTACGAAAAGCTGGGAACTGAGTTTGTCCATGCGCTGAACGAAATGCTGGTGTTTGACGCGGTGATCTGTAATGTAGACCGCCATTTTGGAAACTTTGGCGTGATGGTCGGTAATCGAACGAATACCATCGTCTCCCCTGCTCCCCTGTTTGACCACGGCAATTCCCTCTTTAACTTTGCGGGTGGGGACGCATGGACGGACGAGGCCGCGCTGGAGGAATATATCAAAACGCTGTACCCCAGCGTGTACGATGATTTTCTCGGCACAGCAGCAAGCGTCCTGACACCGGAGCTGCACGAAAAACTGCGGCATCTTCTGACATTCAAATTCAAGAAGCATTCCAGATATAATCTGCCTGAAAAGCGCCTGCGGATGATTGAGAAGCAGGTGCAGAAACGAGTTAAATTGCTGTTAACCATATGA
- a CDS encoding recombinase family protein, translating to MLQVAAYCRVSTDKEDQANSFEAQQRYFHDYIERQPDWELQGIYADEGISGTSTRKRVEFNKMLHAAEMGQIDLIVTKEVSRFARNTVDALQITRDLLKRKVGVLFLSDNIDTRDDDINLRLAMMSTFAEEESRKTSKRSKWGQMRSMEQGVVFGGSLLGYDVVGGKMSINPEGAEIVRLIFHKYLQERKGCSTIAKELREAGILSSKGNCLWSSATVTKILKNEKYCGDLIQKKTYTPDVLTHEKKYNHGDEPLVELKDHHEPIIDRETWQAVQRELYRRNTAKGSGGHGNRYPLSGKIRCGECGKSFVSRTKKRKDGSSYKRWCCFTATNEGLRRTDGAGNPMGCSVGRQIRDDIAMDILRRSVNAVTLDKKAIISNLTRIVESVLASGEDSGEQELRRLEIELEKLQARNDTIHDRFFDESISKADFQRAKARCEGEINRVQEKITAIKQRQALNTDTQTLKPDIRSAITGIVSGRTENDAFYGHLLQQMTVYQDGRVEVALNLLPAKWTYVLDGLEKYRAKIGAHSASSVPMSVSSPFSSG from the coding sequence ATGTTACAGGTAGCGGCGTACTGCCGCGTATCCACTGATAAAGAGGATCAGGCGAACTCATTTGAAGCCCAGCAGCGCTATTTCCATGACTATATCGAGCGCCAGCCGGATTGGGAACTGCAAGGCATCTATGCCGACGAGGGCATCTCCGGCACATCTACTCGAAAGCGTGTGGAGTTCAATAAAATGCTGCACGCGGCGGAAATGGGGCAAATCGATTTGATCGTAACCAAGGAGGTCAGCCGATTTGCCCGCAATACGGTAGACGCGCTTCAGATCACCCGTGATTTGCTGAAAAGGAAGGTCGGCGTTCTGTTTCTTAGTGACAACATCGACACGAGAGACGACGACATAAACCTTCGGCTGGCGATGATGAGTACATTCGCGGAGGAAGAAAGCCGAAAGACTTCAAAACGCTCCAAGTGGGGACAAATGCGAAGTATGGAGCAAGGCGTCGTCTTTGGCGGTTCTCTGCTGGGATACGATGTGGTAGGCGGTAAAATGAGCATCAATCCAGAGGGAGCGGAAATTGTTCGGCTCATCTTCCATAAGTATCTGCAAGAGCGCAAGGGGTGCAGCACCATCGCAAAGGAACTGCGGGAGGCCGGCATTCTCAGCAGCAAGGGCAACTGTTTATGGTCGTCGGCCACGGTGACAAAAATTCTGAAAAACGAGAAATACTGTGGCGATCTGATTCAGAAAAAGACATATACTCCGGATGTGCTGACCCATGAAAAGAAATATAATCATGGAGATGAGCCGCTGGTAGAACTGAAAGACCACCATGAACCCATTATTGACCGTGAAACGTGGCAGGCGGTACAGCGGGAACTGTACCGCCGCAACACGGCAAAGGGCAGCGGGGGACACGGCAATCGTTACCCGCTGTCCGGCAAAATACGATGTGGTGAGTGCGGCAAGAGCTTCGTCAGCCGCACGAAAAAGCGCAAGGATGGCAGCAGCTATAAACGCTGGTGCTGTTTCACCGCCACCAACGAGGGCCTACGGCGCACCGACGGGGCAGGAAACCCGATGGGGTGCAGCGTGGGACGGCAGATACGGGATGACATAGCCATGGACATTCTGCGGCGCTCCGTGAACGCTGTGACGCTGGATAAGAAAGCCATCATATCGAACCTTACCCGCATCGTGGAGAGCGTTCTGGCGTCCGGTGAGGACAGCGGCGAACAGGAGCTGCGGCGGCTGGAGATTGAGCTTGAAAAGCTGCAAGCCCGTAATGACACGATCCATGACCGCTTTTTCGACGAGAGTATCTCCAAGGCCGACTTTCAGCGGGCCAAAGCTCGCTGTGAAGGCGAAATAAATCGGGTGCAGGAGAAAATCACCGCTATCAAGCAGAGACAGGCGTTGAACACTGATACACAGACCTTAAAACCGGACATCCGTTCCGCCATCACCGGCATTGTCAGCGGACGCACGGAAAATGATGCCTTTTATGGGCATTTGCTCCAACAGATGACTGTGTATCAGGACGGCAGGGTAGAGGTGGCTCTGAATTTACTGCCCGCCAAATGGACATATGTGCTGGACGGACTGGAAAAATACCGAGCAAAAATAGGGGCGCATAGTGCTTCTTCTGTGCCGATGTCGGTCAGTAGCCCCTTCAGCTCCGGATAG
- a CDS encoding DUF6076 domain-containing protein, whose amino-acid sequence MRALYCLSFGRKKEYVETDLKPVEYQLGTALITFLSTDFDRLRAKLRERQTPMMENAAITEVKNELIAAHPFLERFVQSLFFEENLSDAFDERLSGFEKLQKEFSAFVDTVLLLDRSDLNAKQRLALYMSRDFQIATKIAGLNQKMRAERKMYVDERNYDPVLIADRITEPPKSVRFARIEGSDDLGAMLLTELLEMVEQGIELKKCEYCHRYFIPFSSKALYCDRLVGNTGKSCKELAIKEKHEKKIAADNGLKLIRQRIKTYDMRVRRTPAIYTDAEFQTWKAQAEDARDCYVNGELTYEELDTLTQLPKKKGEK is encoded by the coding sequence TTGAGAGCTTTGTATTGCTTGAGTTTTGGCCGCAAAAAGGAATATGTAGAAACAGACCTCAAGCCCGTGGAATATCAGCTCGGAACCGCTCTCATCACCTTTTTGTCCACAGATTTTGACCGTTTGCGTGCCAAATTGCGGGAACGGCAAACGCCTATGATGGAAAATGCGGCAATTACTGAAGTCAAAAATGAACTGATTGCAGCACACCCTTTCTTGGAGCGATTTGTGCAGTCCTTATTTTTTGAAGAAAACCTATCTGATGCATTTGATGAACGGCTGTCAGGCTTTGAGAAACTGCAAAAAGAGTTTTCTGCTTTTGTTGATACCGTGCTTCTGTTAGATCGTTCTGACTTGAACGCCAAGCAGCGGTTGGCACTCTATATGAGCCGCGATTTCCAAATCGCCACAAAGATCGCCGGTCTAAACCAGAAAATGCGCGCAGAACGAAAGATGTATGTGGATGAACGCAATTATGATCCGGTCTTAATTGCAGACCGTATTACAGAGCCGCCGAAGTCCGTCCGTTTTGCCCGCATTGAGGGATCGGATGATTTAGGCGCAATGCTGCTGACGGAACTGTTGGAAATGGTCGAGCAAGGGATCGAATTGAAAAAGTGTGAATATTGTCATCGTTACTTTATCCCCTTTTCATCCAAGGCTCTTTACTGTGATCGGTTGGTCGGCAATACTGGAAAAAGCTGCAAAGAGCTTGCCATAAAGGAAAAACATGAAAAGAAAATTGCTGCCGATAATGGCTTAAAGCTCATTCGACAGCGAATTAAAACCTATGATATGCGCGTGCGCCGTACTCCGGCAATTTATACGGATGCTGAGTTTCAAACTTGGAAAGCACAGGCCGAGGATGCGCGAGATTGCTATGTGAACGGTGAATTGACCTATGAGGAACTGGATACACTCACGCAGCTCCCTAAGAAGAAAGGCGAAAAATAG